The following proteins are co-located in the Paenibacillus sp. FSL H8-0079 genome:
- a CDS encoding ABC transporter permease subunit produces MANTPGAIPEQTTRTVVPKAPLLKRMRGQRQLMFMSLPIVAYILVFSYYPIWGWVMAFQNYSPAKSFTQQEWVGLKHFKFLLTDDAFLNVLRNTIAMSVINMVLGFATAIIFAILLNEIKHKLYKRTIQTISYLPHFLSWIIVTGIVASSLSVDGGIVNVVLMKLHIIQEPIMWLSVPEYFWGIVGASHVWKEVGWNAIIYLAAITSIDPSLYEAAEIDGANRYKKMLYVTLPGIKSIVIILLIMNMGWILEAGFEVQYLLGNGVVVDWSQTIDIFVLKYGLQIGNYSLATAAGIFKTVVSITLIFAANSISKRLGEDRLI; encoded by the coding sequence ATGGCGAACACGCCTGGAGCCATACCAGAGCAAACCACCCGTACAGTCGTTCCCAAAGCACCACTGTTAAAACGAATGCGTGGACAAAGACAACTCATGTTCATGTCATTGCCCATCGTTGCGTACATTCTCGTATTCTCGTATTATCCCATTTGGGGCTGGGTTATGGCCTTTCAGAATTACAGTCCTGCGAAGAGTTTCACGCAGCAGGAATGGGTCGGGCTCAAACACTTTAAGTTTTTGCTAACAGACGATGCATTTCTTAACGTGCTTCGTAATACCATTGCGATGAGCGTCATCAATATGGTGCTCGGATTTGCGACAGCAATTATATTTGCCATTTTACTTAATGAGATCAAACATAAGTTATATAAACGAACCATTCAAACGATATCGTATTTGCCTCACTTTCTCTCATGGATCATTGTGACAGGCATCGTGGCAAGCTCCTTGTCTGTAGACGGCGGGATTGTCAATGTGGTGCTCATGAAGCTGCATATCATTCAAGAACCTATCATGTGGCTTAGCGTTCCGGAATACTTCTGGGGCATTGTAGGCGCATCCCATGTATGGAAAGAAGTTGGCTGGAATGCCATTATTTATTTGGCGGCCATCACGTCTATCGATCCATCCCTCTATGAAGCGGCAGAGATTGATGGTGCGAACCGATATAAGAAAATGCTGTATGTGACCTTACCCGGAATCAAATCCATTGTTATCATCTTGCTGATCATGAATATGGGCTGGATTTTGGAAGCTGGATTCGAAGTTCAGTATCTGTTGGGTAATGGTGTGGTTGTGGACTGGTCACAGACGATAGATATATTTGTCCTGAAATACGGACTACAGATCGGGAACTATTCTTTGGCTACTGCGGCAGGTATCTTCAAAACAGTAGTTAGTATCACGCTGATCTTTGCGGCGAATTCAATTTCCAAACGACTCGGGGAAGACCGATTAATATAA